One Olsenella sp. oral taxon 807 DNA segment encodes these proteins:
- a CDS encoding Abi family protein: protein MGDSSKRLPINDFSQIASLHAMDMQIKTLFYPYIMTIETALKNYTLEAVLSYAKSEDFDDIYKNYLTAYRGYHPNTGDYKKSWANRLRLRQTVDGLIFREQDKKPFFKHFRDRGRTIPIWAIFEAMTLGEFGNFYACLDRPIKSAIVADLGMPAQFDSEALLLSIIFSLKDLRNAIAHNAIVSDVRFKTGGISKNIGKLLKSEAGIDSINFSDITDYVILVVYLLGLLKLPKTDRKRLVSGYEGILLRYKKELPRGIYGHFVRTEAQNKLKLLKKYVMKS from the coding sequence GTGGGAGATTCGTCAAAAAGGCTTCCCATCAACGATTTCAGTCAGATAGCATCGCTCCATGCCATGGACATGCAGATCAAAACTCTTTTTTATCCGTACATAATGACGATTGAAACTGCTCTAAAGAACTACACTCTTGAAGCCGTACTCAGCTATGCCAAAAGCGAAGACTTCGATGACATCTACAAGAACTACCTGACAGCATACAGGGGATATCATCCCAACACGGGAGATTACAAAAAGTCTTGGGCAAACAGGCTCAGACTGCGGCAAACCGTTGACGGGCTAATCTTTCGCGAGCAGGATAAAAAGCCATTTTTCAAGCACTTTCGCGATCGAGGAAGGACAATTCCGATCTGGGCCATCTTCGAAGCCATGACCTTGGGAGAATTCGGTAATTTCTACGCGTGCCTCGACCGCCCTATTAAAAGCGCAATCGTCGCCGATTTGGGAATGCCTGCCCAGTTTGACTCAGAGGCTCTCCTTCTTTCCATTATTTTCTCACTAAAGGATTTGAGGAATGCCATCGCTCATAACGCCATTGTTTCGGATGTACGATTCAAGACGGGCGGCATCTCAAAGAACATCGGAAAGCTATTGAAAAGCGAAGCGGGCATCGACTCGATTAACTTCTCCGACATCACGGACTACGTCATCCTCGTCGTCTATCTTCTCGGGCTACTCAAGCTCCCCAAAACCGATAGGAAACGACTTGTTTCCGGCTACGAGGGGATTCTTCTTCGCTACAAGAAAGAGCTTCCTCGTGGGATTTACGGTCATTTTGTGCGCACCGAAGCCCAGAACAAACTCAAGCTCCTCAAGAAATATGTCATGAAATCGTAG